A section of the Candidatus Limnocylindrales bacterium genome encodes:
- a CDS encoding TIGR00730 family Rossman fold protein, translating to MSANEEPDPLHLELIERLAAAHLGHTDPRARRLLNALIEDAIGLVADGNGVVDLKLVSAAFSEIRKALDVFRPWTSGPRKVTAFGSARTRPEEPVYQMAMDFGRRISQAGFMVITGGGPGIMGAVVDGAGVDRSFGVGIRLPFEQQPHASLIGDAKLIEFKYFFTRKLFFLKEASGVALFPGGFGTHDEGFETLTLVQTGKARMVPIVCVDVPGGTYWQQWDELVRGELLARGLISEDDLALYRITDDVESAVEEITGFYRVFHSMRTIRRITVLRLNHAIDDSVIETLSFEFADILGGRPIRRIPAMREESDEPEVASLPRLGLDFNLLRFGRLRMLINRLNELGGRGDAGMPASGGAKARTVEEEES from the coding sequence ATGAGCGCAAACGAAGAACCGGATCCGCTGCACCTCGAGCTGATCGAGCGTCTGGCCGCAGCGCATCTCGGTCACACCGACCCGCGGGCGCGCCGCCTGCTCAATGCCCTGATCGAGGATGCGATCGGCCTGGTCGCCGACGGCAACGGCGTCGTCGATCTCAAGCTCGTCTCGGCGGCATTCTCGGAAATCCGCAAGGCGCTCGACGTTTTCCGCCCGTGGACGAGCGGACCGCGGAAGGTCACTGCGTTCGGGTCCGCGCGCACGCGGCCCGAAGAGCCGGTCTACCAGATGGCGATGGATTTCGGGCGCCGGATTTCGCAGGCGGGTTTCATGGTCATCACCGGCGGCGGACCCGGTATCATGGGCGCGGTCGTCGACGGCGCGGGGGTCGACAGGAGCTTCGGCGTCGGAATCCGGCTTCCGTTCGAACAGCAGCCGCACGCCTCGCTGATCGGCGATGCGAAGCTGATCGAGTTCAAGTACTTTTTCACCCGCAAGCTGTTCTTCCTGAAGGAGGCCTCCGGCGTCGCGCTTTTTCCCGGCGGATTCGGTACCCACGACGAAGGCTTCGAGACGCTCACGCTCGTGCAGACCGGCAAGGCGCGGATGGTTCCGATCGTCTGCGTCGACGTTCCGGGCGGCACGTACTGGCAGCAGTGGGATGAGCTCGTGCGCGGCGAGCTGCTCGCGCGCGGTCTGATCAGCGAGGACGATCTCGCACTGTACCGCATCACGGACGACGTCGAGTCGGCGGTCGAAGAGATCACCGGGTTCTATCGCGTGTTTCACTCGATGAGGACGATCCGCAGGATCACCGTGCTGCGGCTGAACCATGCGATCGACGACAGCGTGATCGAAACACTGTCGTTCGAGTTCGCCGACATCCTCGGCGGGCGGCCGATCCGGCGCATTCCGGCGATGCGCGAGGAAAGCGACGAGCCCGAGGTCGCGTCGCTTCCCCGGCTCGGCCTCGACTTCAACCTGCTGCGGTTTGGCCGCCTGCGCATGCTGATCAACCGCCTGAACGAGCTCGGCGGGCGCGGCGACGCCGGCATGCCCGCATCGGGCGGAGCGAAGGCGCGTACGGTGGAAGAGGAAGAGAGCTGA
- a CDS encoding HAD family hydrolase, whose protein sequence is MTIRLVIFDCDGVLFDSEPANLAFYREVLRRAGAPPMPESVEAAYHSLASSQLFEKIFADQPAMLATVKQVARETSYAPFFPLMQPKPLLRETLLLLRSRYATAMATNRGQTTQGVVDYFAMRDLFDLAVGVLDVARPKPEPDMLHRCLDYFGVDADEAVYVGDQPTDLEAAEAATIHFIGMGPMCGRTPLSAQRFEEIPDLVAGLA, encoded by the coding sequence GTGACCATCCGGCTCGTCATATTCGACTGCGACGGCGTCCTGTTCGATTCCGAACCTGCCAATCTCGCGTTCTATCGTGAGGTGCTGCGTCGTGCGGGAGCTCCGCCGATGCCGGAATCGGTCGAAGCCGCCTATCATTCGCTGGCCTCGTCGCAGCTGTTCGAGAAGATCTTCGCGGATCAGCCGGCGATGCTGGCGACGGTCAAGCAGGTCGCGCGCGAAACCAGTTACGCTCCGTTCTTTCCGCTGATGCAGCCGAAGCCGCTGCTGCGCGAAACGCTGCTGCTCCTGCGATCACGCTATGCGACCGCAATGGCCACCAATCGCGGCCAGACGACCCAGGGCGTGGTGGATTATTTCGCGATGCGCGACCTGTTCGATCTGGCGGTCGGGGTGCTCGATGTTGCACGCCCGAAGCCGGAGCCCGACATGCTGCACAGATGCCTCGACTACTTCGGCGTCGATGCGGACGAGGCGGTCTACGTCGGCGATCAGCCGACCGACCTCGAGGCTGCCGAAGCTGCCACGATCCACTTCATCGGGATGGGTCCGATGTGCGGCCGCACGCCGCTTTCTGCGCAGCGTTTCGAAGAGATTCCGGACCTGGTCGCAGGTCTGGCCTGA